A stretch of Synechococcus sp. MIT S9220 DNA encodes these proteins:
- a CDS encoding ATPase, T2SS/T4P/T4SS family produces MSDDRRHLELELLLQRTIPGELVSADEPSLLQELKAKGFDPVRHAALAERLTELLSKNVGIKDEVPAQEQAITETSQRSNSAVATNSQTSAPEGSESESVAETATSYLKDFTVGGILEADPDEKAEDSTGPQDLESGLNDAERSPVIDLVDRILMQALELDASDIHVEPQQAGLQLRFRQDGVLQSQIETLPSRLVPAVTSRFKIMADLDIAERRVPQDGRIRRRFQNRTVDFRVNSLPSRYGEKIVLRLLDSSATQLGLDKLITNAEALQLVRTLGSKPFGMILVTGPTGSGKSTTLYSLLAERNEPGINISTVEDPIEFALPGITQCQVNREKGFDFSQALRAFMRQDPDVLLVGETRDLETAKTAIEAALTGHLVLTTLHCNDAPSAIARLDEMGVEPFMVSASLIGIVSQRLLRRVCPQCRIAYRPDPEELGRFGLMASNEADVSFFRANHHEGQADPCPMCQGSGYKGRVGVYEVLRMNEALATTVAKGATTDMVRQLALEGGMKTLLGYSLDLVREGHTTLEEVGRMVLTDSGLESERRARALSTLTCSGCGGGLQEGWLECPYCLTPRH; encoded by the coding sequence GTGAGCGACGACCGCCGGCATCTGGAACTGGAACTTCTGTTGCAGCGAACCATCCCAGGCGAGCTCGTCAGCGCCGATGAACCCTCACTGCTCCAGGAACTGAAAGCGAAGGGGTTTGATCCTGTTCGTCACGCCGCGCTTGCCGAACGCCTGACGGAGCTGCTCAGCAAGAACGTAGGGATTAAGGATGAAGTTCCAGCCCAAGAACAAGCGATCACAGAAACATCGCAGCGATCCAACTCCGCCGTCGCAACCAACAGCCAGACCTCGGCTCCGGAAGGTTCAGAAAGCGAAAGCGTGGCGGAAACAGCCACGTCTTACCTGAAGGATTTCACCGTCGGCGGGATTCTGGAAGCCGATCCAGACGAGAAAGCTGAGGACTCCACAGGACCGCAGGATCTTGAATCAGGCCTCAACGATGCAGAACGCTCCCCCGTGATCGATCTGGTGGATCGCATCCTGATGCAGGCCCTTGAGCTGGATGCAAGCGACATCCATGTGGAGCCTCAGCAAGCCGGACTTCAACTGCGCTTCCGTCAGGACGGAGTGCTGCAGAGTCAGATCGAAACCCTTCCGAGCCGACTGGTGCCGGCCGTGACCTCCAGGTTCAAGATCATGGCGGACCTGGACATCGCCGAACGGCGCGTGCCCCAGGACGGTCGCATCCGGCGAAGGTTCCAGAACCGCACGGTGGATTTCCGCGTGAACAGCCTGCCGAGCCGCTACGGGGAAAAGATCGTGCTGCGGCTGCTGGACAGTTCCGCCACTCAACTGGGACTCGACAAGCTGATTACCAATGCTGAAGCACTTCAGCTCGTGCGCACCCTGGGATCCAAACCCTTCGGGATGATCCTGGTGACAGGGCCGACTGGATCGGGCAAATCCACCACGCTGTATTCCCTGCTGGCCGAACGCAATGAACCGGGGATCAACATCTCCACAGTTGAGGATCCGATCGAATTCGCCCTACCAGGTATTACCCAATGCCAGGTGAACCGGGAAAAAGGCTTCGATTTCAGTCAGGCACTGAGAGCCTTCATGCGCCAGGACCCAGACGTGCTGCTGGTCGGCGAAACACGCGATCTGGAAACAGCGAAAACAGCCATCGAAGCTGCTCTCACTGGTCACCTGGTGCTGACCACGCTCCACTGCAATGACGCCCCTAGCGCCATCGCCAGACTCGACGAGATGGGTGTGGAGCCTTTCATGGTCAGCGCCTCACTGATCGGGATCGTGTCCCAGCGTCTACTTCGGCGGGTCTGTCCCCAATGCCGTATTGCCTACCGGCCAGATCCCGAAGAACTAGGTCGCTTCGGGCTGATGGCAAGCAACGAGGCGGACGTCAGTTTCTTCCGTGCCAACCACCATGAAGGCCAGGCCGATCCTTGCCCCATGTGTCAGGGCAGTGGTTACAAAGGGCGAGTCGGGGTCTACGAAGTGCTGCGCATGAACGAAGCGCTGGCGACCACCGTGGCCAAGGGCGCCACCACCGACATGGTGCGCCAGCTGGCTCTTGAGGGAGGCATGAAAACACTTCTGGGTTACAGCCTCGATCTAGTGAGAGAGGGGCACACAACCCTGGAAGAAGTGGGCCGCATGGTGCTCACCGATTCCGGCCTGGAATCAGAGCGGCGGGCCAGAGCCCTGAGCACGCTCACCTGCAGTGGCTGTGGTGGCGGACTTCAGGAAGGTTGGCTGGAATGTCCTTACTGCCTGACCCCACGTCACTGA
- the grpE gene encoding nucleotide exchange factor GrpE translates to MSGDASTPAQDPSSAGSDGQQPAVTPNETLDTTPVVEESASTEGTAESESGTQSVDNDARLEQLEKEHSALREEHEVLRGQYVRIAADFDNFRKRQSRDQDDLKLQLICSTLTEILPVVDNFERARQQLDPQTEEAQGLHRSYQGLYKQLVEVLKQLGVAPMRVVGQEFDPTLHEAVLREPSEEHPEDVVIEELQRGYHLDGRVLRHAMVKVSMGPGPQQAAGSETSTSDAEVASEGEVSGDANS, encoded by the coding sequence ATGAGTGGCGATGCTTCTACCCCAGCGCAGGATCCGTCATCGGCTGGTTCCGACGGCCAGCAACCTGCCGTGACGCCAAATGAAACTCTGGACACGACACCAGTCGTGGAGGAGTCAGCGTCCACTGAAGGGACAGCTGAATCGGAGTCAGGGACTCAGTCCGTTGACAACGACGCCCGTCTTGAGCAGCTCGAGAAGGAGCACTCCGCGCTCAGAGAGGAGCATGAGGTGTTGCGCGGTCAGTACGTACGCATCGCTGCGGACTTCGACAACTTCCGCAAGCGTCAGAGTCGCGACCAGGACGATCTCAAGTTGCAGCTCATCTGCAGCACCCTCACTGAAATCCTCCCCGTTGTGGACAATTTCGAGCGTGCTCGTCAGCAGCTCGATCCTCAGACGGAAGAAGCGCAGGGGCTTCACCGCAGCTATCAGGGGCTCTACAAACAGCTGGTTGAGGTGCTCAAACAGCTGGGTGTTGCTCCGATGCGAGTGGTTGGCCAGGAGTTTGATCCAACCCTGCACGAGGCGGTGCTGCGTGAGCCCAGTGAGGAGCATCCAGAGGATGTGGTGATTGAGGAGCTGCAGCGTGGTTATCACCTCGATGGCCGCGTTTTGCGTCACGCCATGGTCAAGGTGTCGATGGGGCCTGGCCCACAACAAGCTGCCGGCAGCGAGACGTCCACTTCTGATGCTGAGGTCGCCTCTGAAGGGGAGGTTTCGGGAGATGCCAACAGTTGA